A window of the Brumimicrobium sp. genome harbors these coding sequences:
- a CDS encoding F0F1 ATP synthase subunit epsilon, whose protein sequence is MKLEVITPEKKLFNGEVDAVQFPGVDGSFQVLNGHAPIISALKEGKIKAQLANDDIDFDDITGVFERDTSNDKVIHMQIKGGVVEMQNDKIIVLAE, encoded by the coding sequence ATGAAATTAGAAGTAATAACACCTGAGAAAAAATTGTTTAATGGAGAAGTGGACGCAGTTCAATTTCCCGGAGTGGATGGTTCTTTTCAGGTTTTAAATGGCCACGCTCCTATTATTTCTGCATTAAAGGAAGGTAAAATCAAAGCTCAATTGGCAAATGATGATATCGATTTTGATGATATTACTGGAGTTTTCGAAAGAGATACATCTAATGATAAAGTAATCCACATGCAGATTAAAGGTGGTGTAGTAGAAATGCAAAATGATAAAATCATTGTTCTTGCAGAATAA
- a CDS encoding isoprenyl transferase, with protein sequence MSLLNQINLEKCPKHIAIIMDGNGRWAKMQGQSRLFGHLHGVESVREVLKACVELGVRYLTLYAFSTENWNRPKEEVDGLMNLMVETLAKEIQELGENNVRVRSMGEQLGLPQACQNELDKASQSTQSNSKIDLILALNYSSRWEIVEATKKIAQKVKAGELTIDDITTDTFSQSLNLNDVPDPELLIRTSGEFRISNFMLWQIAYSELYFSEKLWPDFKKEDLYQAVVNYQNRERRFGKISEQLNS encoded by the coding sequence ATGAGTCTTTTAAATCAAATAAATCTTGAAAAATGCCCAAAGCATATTGCTATCATTATGGATGGTAATGGGAGATGGGCTAAAATGCAAGGTCAATCAAGATTATTTGGACATTTACACGGTGTTGAATCTGTGCGAGAAGTGTTAAAAGCATGTGTAGAATTAGGCGTAAGGTATTTAACATTATATGCTTTTTCTACAGAAAATTGGAATAGACCAAAAGAGGAAGTTGATGGGCTTATGAATTTGATGGTTGAAACTTTAGCAAAAGAAATTCAAGAGCTTGGAGAAAACAACGTACGCGTTCGTAGTATGGGTGAGCAATTAGGACTGCCTCAAGCTTGCCAAAATGAATTAGACAAAGCTTCTCAATCTACTCAATCCAATTCGAAAATAGATTTAATTCTTGCTTTGAATTATAGTTCCAGATGGGAAATTGTTGAAGCAACTAAAAAAATAGCCCAAAAAGTTAAAGCAGGTGAATTAACCATAGATGATATTACCACTGACACTTTTTCACAATCTTTAAATTTAAACGATGTCCCAGATCCAGAATTATTAATCAGAACTTCAGGTGAATTCAGAATTAGTAACTTTATGCTGTGGCAAATTGCTTATTCTGAATTATATTTCTCTGAGAAGTTGTGGCCCGACTTTAAAAAAGAAGATTTATACCAAGCAGTAGTGAATTATCAAAATAGAGAACGTAGATTTGGGAAAATTTCCGAACAACTAAATAGTTAA